Proteins encoded together in one Acanthochromis polyacanthus isolate Apoly-LR-REF ecotype Palm Island chromosome 12, KAUST_Apoly_ChrSc, whole genome shotgun sequence window:
- the LOC110972124 gene encoding uncharacterized protein LOC110972124 — MWERTVARTWTVEEEHQSVKCDVSYPGGQKASSERQLNVECPYEEIKMTEPPSKTIEGVAKSVICAVSYKCKKNKPAIVWNYEDMQSSLKTKMISRDTYNTVSNLTFIGALGDDGKSLTCTAQFRTGETSDSATLHIKKYVKPVEDPHENDTFHVLAADVPFRFSALTRSCVVIPCSFQYEEDIPLTRGIWSKKTGGIVFHNGQSNVIDHFKGRTKILGDLNEGNCSLEIDDIKPFDNGPFCFHAERGHDKYRFNNSCVFIVMKASPEKPVMTSVPAEVDAGSTVTVSCSVAHTCPSHPPVFSWSVPDLSSEISHTLRSRGIWETKSTITFMVAPGDGVRSLTCTATFWRDKQQAGTVKLNVKGSLMHQLRSSLPVSVPVSLVVLIIITLAVVSGVFMCKKRKHTDVLTPPPRPEKRRSLWDRLSRRFPEERERPPRPEKRKSMWSRFNRRAQDDRVEWRNERSPRKSFWSRFSRHQGNTANISVGYLSNTNTVMCDPHVDKPRFPSPKDNRRRPHPY, encoded by the exons ATGTGGGAAAGAACGGTGGCACGAACCTGGACTGTAGAAGAAGAGCATCAGAGTGTCAAGTGCGATGTATCCTACCCAGGTGGTCAGAAAGCCTCAAGTGAGCGCCAACTGAATGTTGAAT GTCCGTATGAAGAAATCAAGATGACCGAACCGCCCAGCAAGACCATAGAGGGTGTAGCTAAGAGTGTCATTTGTGCCGTTTCCTACAAGTGCAAGAAGAATAAACCAGCCATCGTGTGGAACTACGAAGACATGCAGAGTTCattaaaaaccaaaatgatCTCCAGAGATACGTACAACACGGTGTCAAATTTGACCTTTATTGGTGCTCTGGGGGATGATGGTAAATCTTTGACATGCACTGCTCAGTTTAGAACTGGGGAGACCTCCGACTCTGCAACTCTCCATATAAAAA aatacGTGAAACCAGTTGAAGATCCTCATGAAAATGACA CGTTCCATGTTCTGGCTGCTGACGTCCCCTTCAGATTCAGTGCCCTGACCCGCTCCTGTGTGGTGATTCCCTGCAGTTTCCAGTATGAAGAGGACATCCCTCTGACCCGTGGCATCTGGTCCAAAAAGACGGGGGGCATTGTCTTCCATAATGGCCAGAGCAATGTCATTGACCACTTTAAGGGCCGAACCAAAATACTGGGTGATCTGAATGAAGGGAACTGCTCACTGGAGATCGATGACATCAAACCCTTTGACAACGGGCCCTTCTGCTTCCACGCAGAGAGAGGTCATGACAAATACAGATTCAACAACAGCTGTGTGTTTATTGTCATGAAAG CTTCCCCAGAAAAGCCAGTGATGACCTCAGTTCCAGCAGAAGTGGATGCTGGTTCAACTGTAACTGTCTCATGTTCTGTTGCACACACGTGTCCGTCGCACCCCCCCGTCTTCTCATGGAGTGTCCCAGACCTCAGCAGTGAGATTTCACACACCCTGAGATCGCGAGGCATCTGGGAGACCAAATCCACCATTACTTTCATGGTCGCTCCAGGAGACGGAGTCAGAAGCCTGACCTGTACTGCCACCTTTTGGCGTGACAAGCAACAAGCAGGCACAGTGAAGCTGAATGTGAAAG GATCACTGATGCACCAGCTGAGAAGTTCTCTTCCAGTGTCTGTTCCAGTCTCACTTGTAGTCTTGATCATCATCACCTTAGCTGTAGTGTCTGGAGTGTTCATGTGCAAGAAAAG gaaacacactgatgtgctGACACCACCGCCTCGACCAGAGAAAAG GAGGTCACTGTGGGACAGATTGTCAAG GAGATTCCctgaagagagggagagacctCCGAGGCCAGAAAAACG GAAGTCCATGTGGAGCCGATTTAACCG GAGAGCACAGGATGATCGCGTTGAATGGCGCAATGAGAGGTCGCCAAG GAAGTCATTCTGGAGCAGATTTTCAAg ACACCAGGGCAACACTGCGAACATCAGCGTTGGCTATTT AAGCAACACCAACACTGTAATGTGTGACCCTCATGTCGACAAACCACGCTTTCCATCCCCAAAGGA TAACCGGAGGCGGCCTCACCCTTATTAG